The following proteins are co-located in the Anomalospiza imberbis isolate Cuckoo-Finch-1a 21T00152 chromosome Z, ASM3175350v1, whole genome shotgun sequence genome:
- the APC gene encoding adenomatous polyposis coli protein isoform X2, with product MAAASYDQLLKQVEALKMENSNLRQELEDNSNHLTKLETEASTMKEVLKQLKGSIEDEAMASSGQMDLLERLKELNLESTSFTGVKLRPKMSVRSYGSREGSVSSRSGECSPVPMGSFPRRGFMNGSRESTGYLEELEKERSLLLAELEKEEKEKDWYYAQLQNLTKRIDSLPLTENFSLQTDMTRRQLEYEARQIRAAMEEQLGTCQDMEKRAQARVARIQQIEKDILRIRQLLQSQAAEAERAPQSKHEAGSHDTERQNEGQGAAEISVATSSTGQGSASRVDHETASVMSSSSNYSVPRRLTSHLGTKVEMVYSLLSMLGTHDKDDMSRTLLAMSSSQDSCIAMRQSGCLPLLIQLLHGNDKDSVLLGNSRGSKEARARASAALHNIIHSQPDDKRGRREIRVLHLLEQIRAYCETCWEWQEAHEQGMDQDKNPMPAPVDHQICPAVCVLMKLSFDEEHRHAMNELGGLQAIAELLQVDCEMYGLTNDHYSVTLRRYAGMALTNLTFGDVANKATLCSMKGCMRALVAQLKSESEDLQQVIASVLRNLSWRADVNSKKTLREVGSVKALMECALEVKKESTLKSVLSALWNLSAHCTGNKADICAVDGALAFLVGTLTYRSQTNTLAIIESGGGILRNVSSLIATNEDHRQILRENSCLQTLLQHLKSHSLTIVSNACGTLWNLSARNAKDQEALWDMGAVSMLKNLIHSKHKMIAMGSAAALRNLMANRPAKYKDANIMSPGSSLPSLHVRKQKALEAELDAQHLSETFDNIDNLSPKASHRNKQRHKQNIYSEYVLDASRHDDGVCRSESFNAGNITVLSPYVNTTVLPGSSSRGNAENSRSEKDRSVERDRTVGLNTYHQAAESTGNSSKRIGMQISTAAAQIAKVMEEVTSMHIPQEDRSSGSTSEIHCLTEDRNGQRRSASAHTHSNTYFPKSENSNRTCPVPYTKMEYKRASNDSLNSVSSSDGYGKRGQMKPSIESYSEDDESKFCSYGQYPADLAHKIHSANHMDDNDEELDTPINYSLKYSDEQLNSGRQSPSQNERWARPKHIIDDEMKQNEQRQSRNQNAAYPVYTESGEDKHMKYQTPFGQQECVSSFRSRGSTGSDQNRVGPTLGMNQKVNQSLCQVDDYDDDKPTNYSERYSEEEQHEEEDRPTNYSIKYNEEEHHVDQPIDYSLKYSTEVPAPSQKPSFTFPKTTSVQLSKTDHIPPSSGSTSAPSAGSKRQNQLHPSSAQSRSGHAQKTTSCKTPSINQETIQTYCVEDTPICFSRCSSLSSLSSAEDEIGRDQSTRGTDANNTLQIAELKENSGALPTEGAASEIASTAQHIRTKSTRLQTSSLSPSDSSRHKAVEFSSGAKSPSKSGAQTPKSPPEHYVQETPLMFSRCTSVSSLDSFESRSIASSVQSEPCSGIVSGIISPSDLPDSPGQTMPPSRSKTPPPAQGVQVKREGPKGKATTTEKREPGPRQAAVNAAVQRVQVLPDADTLLHFATESTPDGFSCSSSLSALSLDEPFIQKDAELRIMPPVHENEHGNEAEPEQSEDTKDNQEKKPEKPPEAEKDILDDSDDDIEILEACIISAMPTKSSRKAKKPSQASAPKIPPPVARKPSQLPVYKLLPSQSRLQSQKHVTFTPGDDMPRVYCVEGTPINFSTATSLSDLTIESPPSELANADSVGVGAESGEFEKRDTIPTEGRSTDDSQRAKSSAVTPLGLDDDKTEESDILAECINSAMPKGKSHKPFRVKKIMDQIQQASSSPSNKNQPEGEKKKPTSPVKPVSQNNEYRARVRKSIEPKSNASNERGYPENRDAKKQNLKNNSREFHDKLPNNEERVRGSFAFDSPHHYTPIEGTPYCFSRNDSLSSLDFDDDDVDLSREKAELRKGKEGKEIESKECSNAEQSSNQLPSNRTQVCQKHPVGRSQTKTFSQSTKDIPDRGAATDEKMQNFAIENTPVCFSRNSSLSSLSDIDQENNNNKEGEPVKCPEAPEPQVESNRPQTSGYAPKSFHVEDTPVCFSRNSSLSSLSIDSEDDLLQECISSAMPKKKKPSRMKSDGEKNNSRNTGGILAEDLTLDLREIQRPDSEHGFSPDSENFDWKAIQEGANSIVSSLHQAAAAASLSRQASSDSDSILSLKSGISLGSPFHLTPDQEEKPFTSNKGPRIIKPGEKSTLESKKVESESRGIKGGKKVYKSMITGKARSNSEVSSLKQPQQTSVPSISRGRTMIHIPGLRNSSSSTSPVSKKGPPHKNMNSKSPSEGQSLTSSPRGAKSSVKPEPAPVTRQPSGLNQSGSSKGPSRSGSRDSTPSRPQQQPLSRPLQSPGRNSISPGRNGISPPNKLSQLPRTSSPSTASTKSSSSGRMSYTPPGRQMSQQNLTKQTALPKSTSSIPRSESASKGLNQTLSTSGSNKKTDLSRMPSTKSSGSESDRSDRPVLVRQSTFIKEAPSPTLRRKLEESASFESLSPSRPDSPTRSQLQTPVLSPSLPDMSLSTHSPAQSSGWRKLAPNQSPTIEYDGRPAKRHDIARSHSESPSRLLINRSGTWKREHSKHSSSLPRVSTWRRTGSSSSILSASSESSEKAKSEDEKQHGGSLPGHKQSKESQAPAKGTWRKIKENEIPQIMNDPQHSSSGATNGSDSKTLIYQMAPAVSKTEDVWVRIEDCPINNPRSGRSPTGNTPPVIDSVSEKGGVNGRDPKEIQEKQTPGNGGVPVRTVGLENRLNSFFQIDSPDKKGTETKPLQNNPVPAPEINESTVSERTPFSSSSSSKHSSPIGAVAARVTPFNYNPSRRKSSVDNSSARPSQIPTPVNNSTKKRDTKSENTDSSGTQSPKRHSGSYLVTSV from the exons GGTTCTGCTTCTCGAGTGGACCACGAGACAGCCAGTGTTATGAGCTCTAGTAGTAACTATTCTGTTCCTCGCAGACTGACAAGTCATCTGGGTACCAAG GTGGAAATGGTGTATTCATTGTTATCAATGCTTGGTACTCATGATAAAGATGACATGTCAAGAACATTGCTAGCAATGTCTAGCTCCCAGGACAGCTGCATAGCCATGCGTCAGTCTGGATGTCTTCCTCTCCTCATCCAGCTTTTACATGGCAACGATAAGGACTCTGTGTTGTTAGGAAACTCCCGTGGTAGTAAAGAGGCTCGTGCCAGAGCCAGCGCAGCGCTGCACAACATCATTCACTCCCAGCCCGATGATAAGCGAGGCAGACGGGAAATCCGTGTGCTCCATCTCTTGGAGCAGATCCGTGCTTACTGTGAAACGTGTTGGGAATGGCAGGAGGCACATGAACAAGGCATGGACCAAGACAAAAACCCAA TGCCTGCTCCAGTGGATCATCAGATTTGTCCTGCAGTGTGTGTTTTGATGAAACTTTCATTTGATGAAGAACACAGACATGCAATGAATGAGCTTG GAGGTTTGCAGGCCATTGCTGAACTGCTGCAAGTGGATTGTGAAATGTATGGACTCACAAATGATCACTATAGTGTTACCCTAAGGAGGTATGCAGGCATGGCTCTGACAAACCTGACTTTTGGAGATGTGGCAAACAAG GCTACATTATGTTCCATGAAGGGCTGCATGAGAGCTCTTGTAGCCCAGCTGAAATCTGAAAGTGAAGACTTACAGCAG GTCATTGCAAGTGTATTGAGGAACTTGTCCTGGCGAGCAGACGTAAACAGTAAAAAGACTCTAAGAGAAGTTGGAAGTGTGAAAGCATTGATGGAATGTGCTTTAGAAGTTAAGAAG GAATCCACCCTGAAAAGCGTTCTGAGTGCCTTATGGAATTTGTCAGCACACTGCACTGGGAACAAAGCTGACATATGTGCTGTAGATGGTGCTCTTGCATTTCTGGTTGGCACACTGACATACCGGAGCCAAACAAACACTTTAGCCATCATAGAAAGTGGAGGAGGAATACTAAGAAATGTTTCTAGCCTAATTGCTACTAATGAGGACCATAG GCAAATCTTGCGAGAGAACAGCTGCTTACAAACCTTGTTACAACACTTGAAGTCACACAGTTTGACAATAGTTAGTAACGCATGTGGGACCCTATGGAATCTCTCTGCTCGAAATGCAAAGGATCAGGAGGCACTGTGGGACATGGGAGCCGTGAGCATGCTGAAAAACCTGATTCACTCAAAACACAAAATGATAGCCATGGGTAGTGCCGCAGCTCTACGGAACCTCATGGCAAACAGGCCAGCAAAGTACAAAGATGCCAACATTATGTCTCCAGGATCAAGCCTCCCATCCCTCCATGTCAGAAAGCAAAAGGCACTGGAAGCAGAATTAGATGCTCAGCATTTATCAGAGACTTTTGACAACATTGATAACTTAAGCCCAAAAGCATCTCACCGCAATAAGCAGAGACATAAGCAAAATATATACAGTGAGTATGTCCTCGATGCCAGCCGCCACGACGATGGGGTGTGCAGGTCAGAGAGCTTTAATGCTGGCAATATAACTGTGCTCTCACCATATGTAAATACTACGGTATTACCTGGCTCCTCCAGTAGAGGAAACGCAGAAAATTCTCGATCTGAGAAAGACAGGAGTGTTGAAAGGGATCGAACAGTAGGTTTAAATACCTATCATCAAGCTGCAGAGAGTACTGGGAATTCCTCTAAGAGAATAGGAATGCAGATTTCTACTGCTGCAGCTCAGATTGCCAAAGTTATGGAAGAAGTAACAAGCATGCACATTCCACAGGAAGACAGAAGTTCTGGTTCCACTTCTGAAATACACTGTTTGACAGAAGACAGAAATGGCCAAAGAAGGTCAGCCTCTGCCCATACTCACTCAAATACATACTTTCCAAAATCCGAGAACTCAAACAGGACATGTCCTGTGCCGTATACAAAAATGGAATACAAAAGAGCTTCAAATGATAGTTTAAATAGTGTCAGCAGCAGTGACGGCTATGGTAAAAGAGGCCAAATGAAACCTTCCATTGAGTCTTACTCCGAAGATGATGAAAGTAAATTCTGTAGTTATGGCCAATATCCAGCTGACTTGGCACACAAGATTCATAGTGCAAATCACATGGATGACAATGATGAAGAACTAGACACTCCTATTAATTATAGTCTTAAATACTCAGATGAGCAGTTAAATTCTGGAAGGCAAAGTCCATCCCAGAATGAAAGATGGGCAAGGCCTAAGCATATAATAGATgatgaaatgaaacaaaatgagCAAAGACAGTCAAGGAACCAAAATGCAGCCTACCCTGTGTATACTGAAAGTGGAGAGGATAAACACATGAAATATCAGACACCTTTTGGACAGCAGGAGTGTGTTTCTTCCTTTAGATCAAGAGGATCCACTGGCTCAGATCAGAACAGAGTAGGCCCAACTCTTGGAATGAATCAGAAAGTAAACCAGTCCTTGTGCCAGGTTGATGATTATGATGACGATAAGCCAACCAACTATAGTGAACGTTATTCTGAGGAGGAACAACATGAAGAGGAAGACAGACCAACTAATTACAGCATAAAGTACAATGAAGAGGAACATCATGTTGATCAGCCTATTGATTATAGTTTAAAATATTCAACAGAAGTTCCAGCACCTTCTCAGAAGCCATCTTTTACTTTTCCAAAAACTACTTCAGTGCAACTCAGTAAAACTGACCATATTCCCCCAAGCAGTGGGAGCACATCAGCCCCCTCAGCTGGTTCAAAGAGGCAGAACCAGCTTCACCCaagctctgcacagagcagaagtggtCATGCACAGAAGACCACCTCCTGTAAGACTCCCTCTATTAATCAGGAAACTATACAAACTTACTGCGTGGAAGATACCCCGATATGTTTTTCAAGGTGTAGCTCTTTGTCATCCTTGTCATCAGCTGAAGATGAAATAGGACGTGATCAATCCACACGTGGCACTGATGCCAATAACACATTGCAGATTGCAGAACTGAAGGAGAACAGTGGGGCTCTACCTACAGAAGGTGCGGCAAGTGAAATTGCATCAACAGCACAACACATCAGAACAAAATCCACTAGACTTCAGACTTCCAGCTTGTCTCCTTCTGATTCCTCTAGACATAAAGCTGTTGAATTTTCTTCAGGTGCCAAATCTCCCTCAAAGAGTGGTGCCCAAACTCCTAAAAGCCCACCAGAACATTATGTACAGGAAACGCCACTCATGTTCAGCAGATGTACTTCTGTAAGTTCCCTGGACAGTTTTGAAAGCCGTTCAATTGCTAGTTCAGTTCAAAGTGAGCCTTGCAGTGGAATAGTAAGTGGTATTATAAGTCCCAGTGACCTTCCAGACAGCCCTGGACAAACAATGCCTCCAAGCAGAAGTAAAACACCACCGCCTGCTCAAGGAGTTCAAGTAAAAAGAGAGGGACCTAAAGGAAAAGCAACCACTACAGAGAAGAGAGAGCCTGGTCCTAGACAGGCAGCTGTAAATGCAGCTGTTCAAAGAGTACAGGTACTGCCAGATGCTGATACACTATTACATTTTGCCACAGAAAGCACACCAGATGGATTTTCTTGCTCTTCTAGCCTGAGTGCTCTGAGCCTTGATGAGCCATTTATACAGAAGGATGCAGAGTTAAGAATTATGCCCCCAGTTCATGAAAATGAGCATGGTAACGAAGCAGAACCTGAACAGTCAGAGGATACAAAGGATAACCAAGAGAAGAAACCAGAGAAGCCACCTGAAGCAGAAAAAGACATTCTGGATGATTCTGATGACGATATTGAAATACTGGAAGCGTGTATTATTTCTGCAATGCCAACGAAGTCTTCACGTAAAGCCAAAAAGCCTTCTCAAGCATCGGCTCCAAAAATACCTCCTCCTGTAGCCAGAAAGCCCAGCCAGTTGCCAGTGTACAAACTTTTGCCTTCACAAAGCAGACTGCAATCACAAAAGCATGTGACTTTTACACCAGGAGATGATATGCCACGGGTATATTGTGTTGAGGGTACTCCAATTAATTTTTCAACAGCTACATCTCTGAGTGACCTGACAATAGAATCCCCCCCGAGTGAGCTGGCCAATGCAGACAGTGTGGGTGTGGGAGCAGAATCAGGGGAGTTTGAAAAGCGGGACACCATTCCTACAGAAGGCAGAAGTACTGATGATTCTCAGAGAGCAAAAAGCTCAGCTGTGACACCCCTTGGCCTGGATGATGACAAAACAGAAGAGAGTGACATTTTGGCTGAGTGCATTAACTCAGCTATGCCAAAAGGAAAAAGTCACAAACCTTTCAGAGTGAAGAAGATAATGGATCAAATTCAACAAGCATCTTCATCTCCAAGTAATAAAAACCAACCAGAAGGTGAGAAAAAGAAGCCAACATCACCAGTAAAGCCTGTTTCCCAAAACAATGAATACAGAGCACGTGTGCGAAAAAGCATAGAACCCAAAAGCAATGCTAGTAATGAAAGAGGCTATCCAGAGAACAGAGATGCAAAGAAACAGaaccttaaaaataattcaagagAGTTTCATGACAAATTGCCAAATAATGAAGAGCGTGTAAGAGGAAGCTTTGCATTTGATTCCCCTCATCATTATACACCTATTGAGGGAACTCCTTACTGTTTTTCACGGAATGATTCCCTGAGTTCTTTAGattttgatgatgatgatgttgACCTTTCAAGGGAGAAGGCAGAattaaggaaaggaaaagaaggaaaggaaattgaAAGTAAAGAGTGCTCTAATGCAGAGCAGTCTTCAAATCAGCTACCAAGTAACAGGACACAAGTTTGTCAAAAACACCCAGTGGGCAGAAGCCAGACAAAAACTTTCTCTCAGTCAACTAAAGATATTCCAGACAGAGGAGCAGCTACAGATgagaaaatgcagaattttgcTATTGAAAACACACCTGTTTGTTTTTCTCGCAATTCATCTCTTAGCTCCCTCAGTGATATTGATCAAgaaaacaataacaacaaagaAGGGGAACCTGTAAAATGTCCTGAGGCTCCCGAGCCACAGGTGGAATCCAACAGACCACAGACTTCTGGTTATGCACCTAAATCATTTCATGTTGAAGATACTCCTGTGTGCTTCTCTAGAAACAGCTCTCTGAGTTCTCTTAGCATTGACTCAGAAGATGATCTTCTGCAGGAATGCATTAGTTCTGCTATgcctaaaaagaaaaagccctcAAGAATGAAGAGTGatggtgaaaaaaataattccagaaACACAGGTGGTATACTAGCTGAAGATTTAACACTGGATTTAAGAGAGATACAGAGGCCAGATTCAGAACATGGTTTTTCACCTGATTCAGAAAACTTTGACTGGAAAGCTATACAAGAAGGTGCAAATTCTATAGTTAGTAGCTTGCAtcaagctgcagctgctgcatcaCTGTCTAGACAAGCGTCATCAGACTCTGACTCTATCCTTTCCTTAAAATCTGGTATTTCGCTAGGGTCACCATTTCATCTTACCCCAGATCAAGAAGAAAAACCTTTCACTAGTAATAAAGGTCCAAGAATTATTAAGCCAGGAGAGAAGAGTACACTGGAGTCTAAAAAAGTAGAATCAGAAAGTAGGGGAATCAAAGGAGGGAAGAAAGTGTATAAAAGTATGATCACAGGAAAAGCACGCTCTAATTCAGAAGTTTCAAGTTTGAAGCAACCACAACAGACAAGTGTGCCTTCAATCTCACGTGGCAGAACAATGATCCATATTCCAGGACTTCGAAATAGTTCTTCAAGTACTAGTCCTGTTTCTAAAAAAGGACCCCCACACAAAAACATGAACTCCAAAAGTCCCAGTGAAGGCCAAAGTTTGACTAGTTCTCCAAGAGGAGCCAAATCATCAGTGAAacctgagccagctcctgtgactAGGCAGCCATCAGGGTTGAACCAGAGTGGATCAAGTAAAGGACCTTCTAGATCAGGATCTAGAGACTCCACTCCTTCTAGACCTCAGCAGCAGCCATTAAGTAGGCCTCTGCAATCTCCTGGACGAAACTCCATTTCCCCAGGAAGAAATGGTATCAGTCCTCCCAACAAACTGTCACAGTTGCCAAGAACATCATCTCCTAGCACAGCTTCAACTAAATCCTCAAGTTCAGGTAGAATGTCATACACACCACCAGGAAGACAGATGAGCCAGCAAAACCTTACAAAGCAAACTGCCTTACCTAAGAGTACTAGTAGCATTCCACGAAGTGAGTCTGCTTCAAAGGGGTTAAACCAAACTCTCAGCACCAGTGGATCAAACAAAAAGACTGACCTATCCAGAATGCCATCCACAAAGTCTAGTGGAAGTGAATCTGATAGATCTGACAGACCTGTTCTTGTTCGTCAGTCAACTTTTATTAAAGAGGCTCCGAGCCCGACTCTGAGACGGAAATTAGAAGAGTCAGCTTCATTTGAATCTCTGTCACCTTCCAGACCAGATTCTCCCACAAGGTCCCAACTGCAGACCCCAGTTTTAAGTCCTTCTCTTCCTGATATGTCTTTATCCACTCATTCACCTGCCCAGAGTAGTGGTTGGCGAAAATTAGCTCCTAATCAGAGCCCTACCATAGAATATGATGGGAGACCAGCAAAGCGTCATGACATAGCTCGTTCCCATTCTGAGAGTCCGTCTAGGCTGCTGATCAACAGATCAGGAACATGGAAGCGCGAGCACAGTAAGCATTCCTCATCACTTCCTCGTGTAAGCACTTGGCGAAGAACTGGAAGTTCCTCCTCAATCCTGTCAGCTTCTTCAGAATCCAGTGAAAAGGCAAAAAGCGAAGATGAAAAGCAGCATGGAGGTTCTCTCCCTGGACACAAGCAAAGTAAAGAAAGCCAAGCACCAGCAAAAGGTacttggagaaaaataaaagaaaatgaaattcctCAGATAATGAATGATCCTCAGCATTCTTCTTCGGGTGCCACAAATGGCTCTGATTCCAAAACCCTCATCTATCAGATGGCTCCAGCTGTCTCTAAGACAGAGGATGTGTGGGTGAGGATAGAGGATTGCCCAATTAACAACCCTCGATCTGGAAGGTCCCCAACTGGAAATACTCCCCCTGTTATTGACAGTGTTTCAGAGAAAGGGGGTGTGAATGGTAGAGATCCTAAAGAGATTCAAGAAAAGCAAACCCCAGGGAATGGAGGTGTTCCTGTTCGTACCGTTGGCTTAGAAAACCGTCTGAACTCTTTCTTTCAGATAGACAGTCCAGACAAGAAAGGCACTGAAACAAAGCCTCTGCAGAATAATCCTGTTCCTGCCCCAGAAATTAATGAAAGTACTGTTAGTGAGCGTACTCCATTCAGTTCCAGTAGCTCAAGCAAGCACAGCTCCCCCATCGGTGCTGTGGCAGCACGGGTGACTCCTTTCAACTACAACCCGAGCCGCAGGAAGAGCAGCGTGGACAATAGTTCTGCTCGGCCCTCACAGATACCAACCCCGGTGAATAACAGCACCAAGAAACGTGACACCAAGTCTGAAAACACTGACTCCAGTGGAACACAAAGCCCTAAACGTCACTCTGGCTCTTACCTGGTAACTTCTGTTTAa